The Bacillus sp. Y1 genome has a window encoding:
- a CDS encoding ParM/StbA family protein yields the protein MIIGIDAGNYESKLVTAHGAFKFRSCLGEWREFNLDTGALTDDDIIYEYKGTKGFAGTLAEKESLFIREMAGDTKAHEDAVLRILIGIHRYASDLEHDIIVGQPIRRHKADKSRIVEMLRGKHTITVNGVTKTFTIRNVAVAPEGAGAYVAYRGGESKVRIVDVGSATVNCATVVDGRFNDRDSWTLAFGANSAESYDVERLVDAIIANASKRWAKGDCVRVCGGMAEVMAPLLRKYFGNVAVMKPMVPKGHSAMTFVGPTYANAAGFYEIARGHYGSK from the coding sequence ATGATTATCGGAATTGACGCGGGCAACTACGAATCAAAGCTCGTCACAGCTCACGGCGCATTCAAATTTCGCTCTTGCCTCGGCGAGTGGCGCGAATTCAACCTCGACACGGGCGCACTAACAGACGATGACATCATTTACGAATATAAAGGAACGAAGGGGTTTGCGGGCACGCTCGCCGAAAAGGAGTCGCTGTTCATTCGCGAAATGGCTGGCGATACCAAAGCGCATGAGGACGCGGTGCTACGAATATTAATCGGCATCCACCGTTACGCATCCGACCTCGAGCACGACATTATCGTCGGTCAGCCTATCCGTCGACACAAGGCGGATAAATCGCGCATCGTCGAAATGTTGCGTGGCAAGCACACGATTACGGTGAACGGCGTAACGAAGACGTTTACGATTCGAAATGTAGCGGTCGCGCCCGAAGGAGCTGGCGCATATGTGGCGTATCGGGGCGGTGAATCGAAAGTGCGGATAGTTGACGTAGGGAGTGCGACAGTCAATTGCGCAACAGTGGTCGATGGTCGCTTCAATGATCGCGATTCATGGACGTTGGCATTCGGCGCTAACTCGGCGGAAAGTTACGACGTGGAACGATTAGTCGACGCGATTATCGCAAATGCAAGCAAGCGATGGGCGAAAGGAGATTGTGTAAGGGTGTGCGGAGGCATGGCGGAAGTGATGGCGCCGTTACTGCGGAAATACTTCGGGAACGTAGCGGTCATGAAGCCGATGGTGCCGAAAGGACATAGCGCAATGACGTTCGTTGGTCCAACCTACGCCAATGCAGCGGGATTTTACGAGATAGCGAGGGGTCATTATGGAAGCAAGTAG
- a CDS encoding acyltransferase, giving the protein MLLKIKIKLSELVWNLMVNVIGKSILVPKKIRYTLYRFAGMNTATTNIRSGCTFRGKSIFLEKGVFLNHNVFIDGWEKVIIKENTAVAFDVLICTSSHKIGDSFKRAGESDRKPVTIGRGCWIGARATILPGVTIGDGCVIAAGSVVTNECKPNTLYAGVPAREIRSLEKESVHLYA; this is encoded by the coding sequence ATGTTACTAAAGATAAAGATTAAGTTATCCGAATTAGTTTGGAATTTAATGGTCAACGTTATCGGTAAATCAATACTTGTACCTAAGAAGATAAGATACACACTATATAGATTTGCTGGAATGAATACAGCTACCACTAATATTCGCTCAGGTTGCACCTTCAGAGGAAAGAGTATCTTTCTTGAGAAAGGGGTATTCCTTAACCACAATGTTTTTATCGATGGCTGGGAAAAGGTTATTATTAAAGAAAACACAGCAGTTGCCTTTGATGTTTTGATTTGTACATCTAGTCATAAAATTGGTGATTCATTTAAGCGAGCTGGGGAATCTGATAGAAAACCAGTCACAATCGGGAGAGGTTGTTGGATCGGGGCGAGGGCTACAATTCTTCCTGGCGTGACAATCGGGGATGGATGTGTTATTGCTGCGGGATCAGTCGTAACCAATGAATGTAAACCGAACACATTATACGCTGGTGTTCCGGCTAGAGAAATCAGGTCGCTTGAAAAAGAATCGGTACATTTATACGCATAA
- a CDS encoding chitobiase/beta-hexosaminidase C-terminal domain-containing protein, translating to MSYRLGAEEAELVGRGYVELQFYSVDNTERYSTSPFGIQIKPDIGTGEITDETGNLSLVQEIFVNIDDLKQKVAVLEQSPGGGGSVPSNVILFEDWTEGETVIIDTNTTPPTDTTAPVLTISPNGGNFASTQGVTLTTNETATIYYTLDGSTPTTSSTQYLAPLSLSATTTLKAFARDTSGNSSAVQTVTFTKDVSAPADTTAPTVTASPAAGTYTSAQSVTLTANETATIYYTTNGTTPTTSSTVYSGPISISATTTLQFIARDTAGNQSTPVAATYTINLPDTTAPTLTITPAATFSDTQTVTMSANETATIWYTVDGSDPTTSGTRVQYTTAVTLTATTTVKAYAVDSANNASAVQTVTYTKQTAINYNIVYPENGYLVMPPSQYTWAALTGQSDASYIRMAATVALTALFDQSLPDPFKFDNLPFVTYSATHTVDYNENVSIATGSNAGKMAIKLSTSRGADSATLNTYLQNTDKKLSVKLASGYKTLNISSNISTVTTRTTNVDTVNFEYVKFVLNDGIGDYIPTTTVANKFFASNGYIVSPTADYVFSKTFKNLRINADGTMEMLLPKGTLASIDVAGVSAYLTAANIKIYYI from the coding sequence TTGTCATATCGGCTCGGTGCGGAAGAGGCGGAATTGGTCGGGCGCGGTTACGTAGAATTGCAGTTTTATAGCGTGGATAATACGGAGCGTTATTCGACTAGTCCGTTCGGCATTCAAATTAAGCCGGATATTGGTACGGGCGAGATTACGGACGAAACGGGTAATCTGTCGCTAGTGCAAGAAATATTCGTTAATATCGACGATTTAAAGCAGAAGGTCGCCGTGTTGGAGCAGAGTCCTGGCGGTGGTGGTTCCGTGCCATCCAACGTAATCCTTTTCGAAGATTGGACGGAAGGCGAAACGGTTATAATCGACACAAACACAACGCCACCGACCGACACAACGGCGCCAGTGCTTACGATTAGCCCGAACGGAGGCAACTTCGCAAGCACTCAAGGCGTAACGTTGACAACGAACGAAACAGCCACGATTTATTATACGCTTGACGGATCGACACCTACGACAAGCAGCACGCAGTATTTGGCGCCATTGTCACTAAGCGCTACTACAACGTTAAAGGCTTTCGCAAGGGATACGTCGGGCAACAGTTCGGCTGTACAGACGGTCACATTTACGAAGGATGTAAGTGCGCCGGCGGATACGACAGCACCTACAGTCACAGCATCGCCGGCAGCGGGTACTTATACGTCGGCTCAGTCCGTTACTTTGACGGCGAATGAGACTGCGACGATCTACTATACTACCAACGGTACAACTCCTACGACATCGAGCACGGTGTATAGCGGACCGATTAGTATTAGCGCGACTACTACGCTTCAGTTTATTGCACGTGATACTGCGGGCAACCAAAGTACGCCAGTCGCTGCGACTTATACGATTAACCTTCCGGATACGACAGCACCAACATTAACGATTACTCCTGCAGCAACCTTTAGCGATACGCAAACCGTAACAATGAGCGCAAATGAAACGGCTACGATTTGGTATACGGTTGATGGTAGCGACCCAACAACGTCAGGCACACGAGTTCAATATACGACTGCGGTAACGTTGACAGCCACTACTACGGTCAAAGCTTATGCGGTGGATAGTGCGAATAATGCTAGTGCGGTACAGACGGTGACTTATACGAAGCAGACAGCGATAAATTATAATATTGTTTATCCAGAAAACGGCTATTTAGTAATGCCTCCAAGTCAATATACATGGGCTGCCTTAACAGGTCAATCTGATGCAAGTTATATAAGAATGGCTGCAACCGTTGCATTAACAGCTTTATTTGATCAATCGCTACCAGATCCTTTTAAATTCGATAATTTACCATTTGTCACTTATTCTGCGACTCATACAGTTGATTATAACGAAAACGTTTCTATCGCTACAGGTTCTAACGCTGGGAAAATGGCTATTAAACTTTCTACATCCAGAGGAGCAGATTCAGCCACTTTAAATACGTATCTCCAGAACACTGATAAAAAGTTATCTGTAAAGTTAGCAAGTGGTTATAAGACTTTGAACATTTCTTCTAATATCTCGACTGTTACAACAAGAACCACGAACGTAGACACTGTTAACTTTGAGTATGTTAAGTTTGTTCTAAATGATGGAATTGGAGACTATATACCTACCACGACTGTAGCTAACAAGTTCTTTGCTTCAAACGGATATATAGTTTCACCTACTGCAGATTATGTATTTAGTAAAACTTTTAAAAATCTGCGAATTAATGCAGATGGAACAATGGAAATGTTATTACCTAAGGGTACACTTGCAAGCATAGATGTAGCTGGTGTCAGTGCGTATTTAACTGCTGCGAACATCAAAATTTACTACATTTAA
- a CDS encoding phage holin: MNGNKWRNSGLWVALASATLLAAQSIGVLVGYEITNEWIADVMVAVNAVLGVLTVAGVVSNPSQGSGFKDKE, encoded by the coding sequence ATGAACGGAAACAAATGGCGTAATAGTGGTCTATGGGTGGCGCTAGCGAGTGCGACCTTATTGGCGGCACAGTCGATCGGCGTGCTCGTAGGTTACGAGATTACGAACGAATGGATTGCGGACGTCATGGTCGCAGTCAATGCGGTGCTTGGCGTGCTAACCGTGGCGGGTGTCGTGAGCAATCCGTCGCAGGGTAGCGGATTTAAAGATAAGGAGTGA
- a CDS encoding N-acetylmuramoyl-L-alanine amidase, translated as MKIMLDAGHGPETPGKRSPDGMKEFDFNCAVANAMKAELEQYEGVNVLFAHEPSRDVPLVERTNKANAQKADLFVSLHADALNGVMGDHGGITTFVYKTNPTKSRMLADVIQRNVIAATGLRNRGVKTADFHVLRETNMEAVLIEHGFMDSRTDLPKLKDANYRNLCGVTNAKSIAEVYGLKRKIVAQAPADSADGKLTRGERGPNVAQLNAWLRELEYTTKTDDLYDQYTEAAFKAFLKDAGLSQDTVYTSAIGDLLVKAIADKTARVVARSNLIAVDAVPTKRPDKYRLAKFIDTDNVKLIEQYKAEGYKVIEQPSEVK; from the coding sequence ATGAAAATTATGTTAGACGCAGGTCACGGCCCTGAAACGCCAGGCAAACGAAGTCCTGACGGAATGAAAGAGTTCGATTTTAATTGTGCAGTAGCTAACGCAATGAAAGCGGAGCTCGAGCAGTACGAAGGAGTAAACGTTCTGTTTGCGCATGAGCCTTCGCGCGACGTGCCGTTAGTCGAGCGTACTAATAAAGCCAACGCTCAAAAAGCGGACTTGTTCGTCAGCCTTCATGCCGATGCGCTAAACGGAGTCATGGGCGATCATGGCGGTATTACAACGTTTGTCTATAAAACAAATCCTACTAAATCGCGCATGTTAGCCGATGTAATTCAACGTAACGTCATCGCTGCAACCGGTCTTCGAAATCGTGGGGTAAAGACTGCGGACTTCCACGTATTACGTGAGACGAATATGGAAGCCGTATTAATCGAGCATGGATTTATGGATTCGCGAACAGACTTACCGAAACTAAAAGACGCAAACTACCGAAATCTGTGCGGAGTTACCAACGCTAAATCGATCGCAGAAGTTTACGGACTAAAACGAAAAATTGTTGCGCAGGCACCAGCCGACAGTGCGGACGGCAAATTAACGCGAGGCGAGCGCGGCCCGAATGTTGCGCAACTAAACGCATGGCTGCGCGAATTGGAATATACGACGAAGACAGACGACTTATACGATCAATATACGGAAGCTGCGTTTAAAGCGTTCTTGAAAGACGCAGGCTTGTCGCAGGATACGGTTTACACTTCGGCAATTGGCGATTTACTCGTAAAGGCAATCGCGGACAAAACGGCGAGAGTGGTTGCACGCAGTAACCTAATCGCAGTCGATGCCGTACCGACCAAGCGACCGGACAAATATCGATTAGCGAAGTTCATCGACACGGATAACGTCAAACTTATCGAGCAATACAAGGCGGAAGGCTACAAAGTAATCGAACAACCTTCGGAGGTGAAGTAG
- a CDS encoding phage tail protein has translation MLIITDIHGNTEGLTGYTKLKRYRNVSGEKSLAFLVLPTEQNAHSFGMVTEESIVEFAGESYRIKQLAEKSKGRTFYKEVVAIHTFFDLIDEHVYDLHNGSLTFANALNFALGGSGYTWSIVDTFLAQDFENFGDSNRLALFQTILERYGAEFTLSGTHITLRKRIGNATDFQFRYNYNVKTLARDVNTNNLSTYIKGYGKQNEDGTYVVQSEYTSPNAAIFGTRHAKPVRDERYTTLEGLNDRLVAELNDTPEVSITIDFADMRRAGYPYDVPNEGDDVFLIYEPIGIDVEARIVEVDEEFTEASDLPISTSVTLANIRESVIQRMVNTEKTVRNIVGSDGRVRFNVLDAWVQRATQALQSAQTELEFENGIIARSKTNPNHLVLLNSAGIGISSDGGQTFREAITSDGFVLSAGAIGQLEANNIQISAATTFAQGYDPTTKETPDGAMAKANSAGQAVRNDLRQTAPLPTSITMNQDGITASTSDASRYARLDYRGLYVNNGAVQIKRDDGYMTVIDGKLNQGFDIQGGNPPQLVDSFIEGRFFATNSMDTNGATCDIYTFTRQARYVVFQVAVMSEVDTAQSRVIVTQSGNDSVWLGGVSGFSTTEEVKSFYIDLGTPDGTAYAFRLRLKTYQSNSKAFCRVIRLYQTDFLPSGV, from the coding sequence GTGTTAATCATAACGGACATTCACGGAAACACCGAAGGTCTCACCGGCTACACAAAATTAAAACGATATAGAAACGTCAGCGGCGAAAAGTCGTTGGCGTTTTTAGTTTTACCGACGGAGCAGAACGCACACTCCTTCGGCATGGTCACGGAAGAATCCATCGTAGAATTTGCCGGCGAATCCTACCGAATCAAGCAACTCGCCGAGAAGTCGAAAGGGCGTACGTTCTACAAGGAAGTCGTGGCGATCCATACGTTCTTCGACTTAATCGACGAGCATGTGTACGATCTGCATAACGGCTCGCTCACGTTCGCCAATGCGCTCAACTTTGCGCTAGGCGGCTCGGGCTATACGTGGTCTATTGTCGACACGTTCCTTGCGCAAGACTTCGAAAACTTTGGCGACAGTAACCGACTAGCGTTGTTTCAAACGATACTCGAACGCTACGGCGCCGAGTTTACGCTAAGTGGCACGCATATCACATTGCGCAAGCGAATCGGTAATGCGACCGACTTTCAATTCCGTTATAACTACAACGTCAAAACGCTAGCTCGAGACGTCAATACGAACAACCTTTCGACGTATATCAAGGGCTACGGCAAGCAGAACGAAGACGGCACGTACGTAGTTCAGTCGGAATATACGTCGCCTAATGCGGCTATCTTCGGCACGCGCCACGCCAAGCCAGTACGCGACGAGCGGTATACAACTCTCGAAGGCTTGAACGATCGCCTAGTCGCCGAGCTAAACGACACGCCCGAGGTATCCATTACGATTGACTTTGCCGACATGCGTCGAGCGGGCTATCCGTACGACGTACCAAACGAGGGCGACGACGTATTCTTAATCTACGAACCTATCGGAATTGATGTCGAGGCTCGTATCGTTGAGGTAGATGAAGAGTTTACGGAGGCAAGCGATTTGCCGATTTCAACTTCGGTCACGCTGGCGAACATTCGAGAGTCGGTCATACAGCGCATGGTCAATACGGAAAAGACGGTGCGGAATATCGTTGGCTCAGACGGACGTGTACGATTTAACGTGCTGGACGCGTGGGTACAGCGTGCCACACAAGCGCTACAGTCGGCGCAAACGGAGCTCGAATTTGAGAACGGAATTATTGCGCGGTCTAAAACCAATCCGAATCACCTCGTTTTATTAAATAGCGCCGGAATCGGCATCAGCTCGGATGGTGGGCAGACATTTCGAGAGGCGATTACGTCGGATGGTTTCGTACTAAGCGCGGGTGCTATCGGTCAACTTGAAGCGAATAACATTCAGATTAGCGCGGCTACTACTTTTGCGCAAGGATACGACCCAACTACGAAAGAAACGCCAGACGGCGCAATGGCGAAGGCTAACTCGGCGGGGCAAGCGGTAAGGAACGATTTGCGACAAACAGCTCCTCTACCGACTTCCATTACGATGAATCAAGACGGAATTACGGCGAGCACGAGCGACGCTTCACGGTATGCCCGATTAGATTATCGTGGCTTATACGTCAACAATGGCGCGGTTCAAATTAAGCGTGACGACGGCTATATGACGGTCATTGACGGCAAACTTAATCAAGGCTTTGACATTCAAGGCGGAAATCCTCCTCAGCTAGTTGACTCGTTTATTGAAGGACGTTTCTTCGCGACTAATTCGATGGATACAAACGGAGCAACTTGCGACATTTATACGTTTACTCGACAGGCTCGCTACGTTGTATTTCAAGTCGCGGTTATGTCCGAAGTCGATACAGCGCAAAGCCGTGTCATCGTCACACAGTCCGGGAACGATTCCGTTTGGCTGGGCGGTGTGTCTGGGTTCAGCACAACGGAGGAAGTCAAGTCATTCTATATCGACTTAGGTACACCGGACGGCACAGCCTACGCATTCCGTTTACGATTGAAAACGTATCAGTCGAACAGTAAGGCGTTCTGCCGTGTGATTCGCTTGTATCAGACAGACTTCTTACCGTCGGGGGTGTAA
- a CDS encoding SGNH/GDSL hydrolase family protein, whose amino-acid sequence MDARGGASVLRDRLDGVDAQLAEKASKDEVFTMANMGQDVKEAMTGGSVAVVGLGAVAQGNLANDLLSKLSGKEPISLGTVTNGYYKSDGTVQSLATYRCVSYNVSPNEVYYITGTSYLSPTAMVRYADANGVVLSSAFVGGATAQTYTDQAITIPANCTKLLLTFYTEQGQTYSLSKSTLINVNNKVGGGVLAKGKDIEDETILLSKLSTLDPVSFKRLPVTYNAGYYKSDGVYQALSAYRSCEIDCQEGDVFLYKGYNLTSNVVYSVILKDSNGSVIKLIQPGTSNVQLLNLKINIPANCVKVAFNFRYDSDTTLGFEAHVNYGVFKYITKELLLACWGDSMTYGNQDGSGVRYPSVLATLLGSQFMAYFNCGVGGEAINGIGGRQGGLPLFVDPFTIPADSITPVNITIKSVDGEQVKLSMQPALNSLNPVVINGIAGNITYDSTNGVNRFQRLRNNVEVILTRPVRIITQGSAQLKEGINIIWAGTNDQLSTSNVNNAIHKIKSMIEYSSSKKYIIIGMTAKSHMPEVETVNKTLAHAFGSHFLDVRRYILNYGLQDAGITPTTQDNTDIANGEIPTSFRTDGIHFNQHGYTVVANQVYKKGVELGYWI is encoded by the coding sequence GTGGATGCGCGCGGTGGGGCGTCCGTATTACGCGATAGGCTAGACGGCGTTGATGCACAATTGGCAGAGAAAGCGTCAAAAGATGAAGTCTTTACAATGGCTAACATGGGTCAAGATGTTAAGGAAGCTATGACGGGTGGAAGCGTTGCTGTTGTAGGGTTAGGGGCAGTAGCACAAGGGAATCTAGCTAACGATTTATTATCGAAACTAAGCGGAAAAGAACCTATTAGCTTAGGCACGGTGACAAATGGTTACTACAAATCAGATGGAACTGTACAATCTCTCGCAACTTACCGATGCGTGTCGTATAACGTCAGTCCAAACGAAGTTTATTACATCACAGGTACGTCCTATTTAAGTCCAACAGCCATGGTACGATATGCTGATGCAAACGGTGTGGTTTTATCTTCTGCTTTTGTTGGAGGAGCTACTGCCCAAACCTATACGGATCAAGCCATCACTATTCCGGCAAATTGCACTAAGTTACTCCTTACTTTTTATACAGAACAAGGTCAAACGTATTCACTCAGTAAATCAACATTGATTAACGTAAATAACAAAGTCGGTGGCGGTGTACTAGCAAAAGGTAAAGATATTGAAGATGAAACCATTTTACTTTCTAAATTAAGCACGTTAGACCCAGTTTCATTTAAAAGACTGCCAGTAACCTATAATGCAGGTTACTATAAGTCCGACGGAGTGTATCAAGCACTTTCAGCTTATAGAAGTTGTGAGATTGATTGTCAAGAAGGGGATGTATTCCTATACAAAGGATACAACCTAACATCTAATGTTGTTTACAGTGTAATCTTGAAAGATTCAAATGGCAGTGTTATCAAGTTGATACAACCAGGAACAAGTAATGTCCAATTGTTGAATCTAAAAATCAATATTCCTGCAAATTGCGTTAAAGTTGCATTTAATTTTAGATACGATTCTGATACTACCCTTGGTTTTGAAGCACATGTGAATTATGGTGTTTTCAAATATATAACGAAAGAATTGCTATTAGCCTGTTGGGGAGACAGTATGACCTATGGAAATCAAGACGGATCGGGGGTAAGATATCCGTCTGTATTAGCTACCTTGTTAGGCAGTCAATTTATGGCTTACTTTAATTGCGGAGTGGGTGGCGAAGCAATAAACGGTATCGGAGGGAGACAAGGAGGGCTACCTTTATTTGTTGACCCTTTCACTATTCCTGCGGATAGCATAACACCTGTGAACATTACAATAAAATCTGTTGACGGTGAGCAGGTTAAATTGAGTATGCAACCTGCATTAAACAGTCTCAATCCTGTAGTGATTAACGGTATTGCAGGTAATATCACCTACGATAGCACTAATGGAGTCAATAGATTCCAACGATTGCGAAATAACGTAGAAGTAATTCTCACTCGACCAGTTAGAATTATAACTCAAGGATCGGCACAGTTAAAGGAAGGTATTAATATCATTTGGGCAGGTACGAATGACCAATTATCCACCAGCAACGTTAATAATGCAATCCATAAAATTAAATCCATGATTGAATACTCAAGTAGCAAAAAATACATTATCATTGGCATGACTGCTAAATCACACATGCCAGAAGTGGAAACCGTAAATAAAACGTTAGCACATGCTTTTGGTAGTCATTTCTTAGATGTTAGACGTTACATTTTAAATTATGGTCTACAGGATGCTGGGATTACTCCTACAACACAAGATAACACTGATATCGCAAATGGAGAAATTCCTACAAGTTTTAGAACAGATGGCATCCATTTTAATCAACATGGATATACAGTTGTGGCAAATCAAGTTTATAAAAAAGGTGTGGAATTAGGGTATTGGATCTAA
- a CDS encoding phage tail family protein has translation MIKTLDNFKIVTQAGVTYDMAEDFGVLVRSFSISSARPEIITEKVENTNGNLRMGKSWGSRQLTAVCSLFATDYIDTSLLRSELYAVLMSRDEFYIIVDSEPGKRWKVEVVSEFTPEAIGTYGDFTVEFVCHKGVAESVATTQTAQTFDVESWQLGQGLTADDLAYTHSTTSFRIFNAGGIPINPRETPLVITFTGASTNLKIANTTTGDEWQYTGTTASGDTVRLDGIRSTKNGLSIFRNTNRKLITMATGWNDFVITGASGAFTISFDHRFYYL, from the coding sequence GTGATTAAGACGTTAGACAACTTTAAGATTGTTACGCAAGCGGGCGTTACTTACGATATGGCTGAAGATTTCGGCGTACTTGTGCGGAGCTTTTCGATATCGTCTGCGCGTCCGGAAATTATCACGGAAAAAGTCGAGAATACGAACGGAAACCTCCGTATGGGTAAGTCGTGGGGCTCACGCCAACTTACCGCCGTTTGCTCTCTTTTCGCCACTGACTACATTGACACTTCGTTATTGCGCTCCGAATTGTACGCGGTCCTAATGAGTCGCGATGAGTTTTATATAATCGTAGATTCCGAGCCAGGCAAGCGGTGGAAGGTAGAAGTGGTTAGCGAATTTACGCCCGAAGCAATCGGAACGTATGGCGATTTTACGGTCGAATTCGTATGTCATAAAGGGGTAGCGGAATCGGTCGCAACGACGCAGACAGCGCAGACATTCGACGTAGAAAGTTGGCAGCTCGGGCAAGGGTTGACGGCGGACGATTTAGCTTATACGCACTCTACGACATCTTTCCGAATATTCAACGCGGGCGGAATTCCGATCAACCCTCGCGAAACTCCATTAGTCATCACGTTCACCGGCGCCTCTACGAATCTCAAAATCGCCAACACGACGACAGGCGACGAATGGCAGTATACGGGAACCACAGCGTCAGGCGATACGGTTAGGCTCGACGGAATTCGCTCGACGAAGAACGGTTTGTCGATATTTCGAAACACGAATCGCAAGCTGATTACGATGGCGACCGGTTGGAATGATTTCGTGATTACGGGAGCGAGCGGTGCGTTTACCATTTCGTTCGACCATCGATTTTACTACTTATAG